One Aethina tumida isolate Nest 87 chromosome 5, icAetTumi1.1, whole genome shotgun sequence genomic window carries:
- the LOC109599088 gene encoding LMBR1 domain-containing protein 2 homolog has product MGYTSLVSKILLSFIISSFVLYRYGNWYRHHIFVTLTVLLAWFCSFCIVFALPLDVVSTLYRQCLQEHPNSTLTLTTNISNSTPIPPKYCFEPLSHVPDKVFPNLWRTVYWSTQCLTWLIMPMMQSYIKAGDFTVKGKLKSAIIDNAIYYGSYLLICGVLLIYLALKPGIDLDWPKLKAIASSASNTWGLFLLVLLLGYALVEVPRKLWKNSDRSYTLSHHYFLAAKLSSDKCEAEETVDDVLESLQAVSLAVRPGQMLHKHLETILQKVPTELRDRMSRRQLPEDTPTDMPTEKALVRLHKQAIKSLQVLQRTENQWNRLVMKIFDLEDTLKNQVSRDRRFKKTFEKEKGWLSNIQVIPVLEWYWKCLIFSYYQKGLAIICGILSACVVWSELTFFNIYPPLSIFALMVYRTKEHYTEHALDTIELVSTCVMLYLCYCAFSTVLKIRVLNIYYLAPHHQTNEYSLIFSGMMLSRLTPPLCLNFLGLIHMDSHVIKSQVMETYYTQIMGHMDVIGIISHGFNIYFPMAILLFCLATYFSLGSRFLSMIGFHQFIGDDEMTTDLIEEGRELIKREKRKLQRAEESSNRRKEFQERFPTTGRFRQSRNSTDTIRPMTQLENMEGTRSNLLRGSSFESTRYTSDDVDTRFPPDEMDIDARFGASTHINERFNNSPEFETTYQMGSGQRTRVVISPRGIFDDV; this is encoded by the exons ATGGGTTATACGTCGCTGGTCTCGAAGATTCTGCTTTCGTTTATAATATCGTCGTTCGTTTTATACAGATATGGGAATTGGTATAGAcatcatatttttgttacactAACAGTATTATTGGCCTGGTTCTGCAGTTTCTGCATTGTGTTTGCTCTACCTCTTGATGTTGTATca acattatATCGCCAATGTTTACAAGAGCATCCAAATTCAACTCTGACATTAACcacaaacatttcaaatagCACACCAATACCtccaaaatattgttttgaacCTTTGAGTCATGTACCTGACAAggtatttccaaatttatggAGGACAGTTTACTGGAGCACACAATGTTTAACTTGGTTGATTATGCCAATGATGCAGTCATATATAAAAGCAGGCGATTTTACAGTAAAGGGGAAACTAAAATCTGCTATTATTGATAATGCTATTTATTATGGgtcttatttacttatttgtgGTGTACTGCTTATATATCTAGCACTTAAACCAGGCATTGATCTAGATtg GCCTAAGTTAAAAGCCATTGCATCTTCAGCCAGTAACACCTGGGGTTTGTTTTTGTTGGTGCTTCTTTTGGGTTATGCATTGGTAGAGGTTCCTAGAAAGTTATGGAAAAATTCCGACCGCAGTTACACTTTAAGTCACCACTATTTTCTTGCAGCAAAACTAAGTTCTGATAAATGTGAAGCTGAAGAAACTGTTGATGATGTTTTAGAG tctttgcaAGCTGTTTCATTAGCTGTAAGACCAGGACAAATGTTGCACAAACATTTGGAGACAATTTTACAGAAAGTTCCCACAGAACTGAGGGACAGAATGAGTAGGAGGCAGCTACCTGAAGACACTCCCACTGATATGCCTACTGAGAAGGCACTTGTGAGGTTACATAAACAG GCAATAAAATCATTGCAAGTTCTACAAAGAACTGAAAACCAATGGAACAGACTTGTTATGAAAATCTTTGACTTGGAAGATACACTTAAAAACCAAGTCTCAAGGGATCGACGTTTTAAGAAAACATTTGAGAAAGAAAAAGGCTGGTTATCTAATATACAGGTTATACCTGTTTTAG agTGGTACTGGAAATGTTTAATCTTTAGCTATTACCAAAAAGGTCTCGCAATAATATGTGGTATATTGTCAGCTTGTGTTGTTTGGTCAGAATTaactttctttaatatatatcCACCTCTATCGATATTCGCGTTAATGGTTTATAGAACCAAGGAGCATTACACTGAACATGCTTTAGACACCATAGAA CTTGTATCTACCTGCGTCATGTTGTACTTGTGCTACTGCGCATTCTCCACGGTACTTAAAATACGTGTGctgaatatttactatttggcTCCCCATCATCAAACCAACGAgtacagtttaatattttcgggAATGATGCTTAGCAGATTGACACCTCCgctttgtttgaatttcttggGTTTAATACACATGGACAGTCATGTTATTAAAAGTCAAGTAATGGAAACTTATTACACACAA ATTATGGGTCATATGGATGTGATTGGAATAATTTCTCATGGTTTCAATATATACTTTCCTATGGCAATactattgttttgtttggcgACGTACTTCAGTCTGGGTTCTAGATTCCTATCTATGATTGGTTTCCATCAGTTCATAGGAGATGATGAAATGACCACAGACCTAATTGAGGAAGGaagggaattaattaaaagag AAAAGAGGAAACTACAAAGGGCTGAAGAATCATCAAACAGAAGAAAGGAATTCCAGGAAAGGTTCCCAACCACTGGTCGTTTTAGGCAAAGCAGAAATAGTACAGATACTA TTCGACCTATGACCCAATTGGAGAACATGGAAGGCACCAGATCAAACTTGTTAAGGGGCAGCTCTTTTGAGAGTACAAGATACACGTCAGATGACGTGGATACAAGATTTCCACCGGATGAAATGGATATCGATGCGAGGTTTGGTGCCAGTACTCACATAAACGAACGGTTTAATAACAGTCCGGAATTCGAAACGACTTACCAAATGGGTAGTGGACAGCGTACCCGAGTGGTAATATCTCCCCGAGGCATTTTCGACGACGTGTGA
- the LOC109599099 gene encoding cyclin-G-associated kinase isoform X2 has translation MSDLFKSAFEYFSASSVSQYSDNSFVGQVIEVSNVKLKIKKVISEGGFAVVFVAQDVATGKEYALKRLLGADEEAKNNIHKEIELLKKVSGHPNIIQFLTFHYTERAKTTHGQHEFLLITELCPGGSLSEILQARTSPFDADTIARIFYQICKAVSHMHSQAPPIIHRDLKIENLLISSESTIKLCDFGSATVEVFRPDLTWSANQHSALEENMSRFTTPMYRAPEMVDTWNNYYIGTPVDVWALGCILYTLCYMKHPFEDSAKLRIMNGNYTLPQDPKYNCFHDIIKGCLQVNPEKRITVSACLERVAAIAETNGYNLRVPLILHQTQPDPPVADNKNGVRPPPPRPAPPSPAHQPPARPPQPMPQRPAPNVPPPQPRQQDVKQTGLFSSLKGGAGSFLKNLKDTSTKVITSVQQTMGRTDLDINYITSRIIVMPYPSEGLESAYKTNHIEDVRMFLDARHPNYKYSVYNLSRKPYHSKFGQARVVDCSFAYSEHFRAPLLNSMYQLCEDIYQYLAGDSRNVVVIHCTDGKATSATLVCALLIYAGLVEVPEDALQMFAVKRCPPNMQASNLRYLYYLTNIVGHPTTYPHYKPVTLVSIQLQPVPLFTKVRDGCRPYIEVYSENRCLLSTLQDYEKMRLYNLAEGKCLLPINVTVCGDVCVIVYHARNILGGVMSQGKATGIKICQIQFHTGYIPEEETSLRFSKADLDELSENNEHYQDRFTVTLNVFVTDTERRPAQPAPWQTDQTQRVADTMFTSQLEHDETVDNFVSKQLRRKTSSPKVPPQRPARPAPPPVLATKLTGEKNSSDSDSEPIVNNATPPPRRPPPQVTKPLEEAVDLLNLNSTPAVASTIKQSPSTNFDLLSGFGDANTNATSTDNFGSFNDGPSQNAGAAKSDDLFDPFGTTGEGDGNLLGGWGNFNSTATSTASSAGIQQNQNATKPPDLFADLGNLGSGFNLGGPSSNNGTHTPNRAPPTTPQHAPQQPPPQKQQMKSPDYSRSHFEPVNNKNGQNNATEPKAKKSEDVFGDLLGSQGYSFTAKKDQGPKTINAMRKEEMQTYMDPEKLKVMEWKEGKKNNIRALLCSMHTILWEGTKWNKCEMHQLVSAADVKKAYRKACLAVHPDKQVGTDNENLAKLIFMELNNAWSDFENDASQQNMFAS, from the exons ATGAGTGATTTATTTAAGTCAGCTTTCGAGTATTTTAGTGCGTCTAGCGTTAGCCAATACAGTGATAACAGTTTTGTTGGACAAGTAATAGAAGTatctaatgtaaaattaaaaattaaaaaagttatatcaGAAG GTGGGTTTGCGGTGGTTTTTGTGGCCCAGGATGTAGCCACAGGAAAGGAATATGCATTAAAA AGACTGCTGGGGGCTGATGAAGAAGCAAAGAACAACATACACAAggaaatagaattattaaagaaagtcTCTGGACAtccaaatataatacaatttttgacatttcatTATACAGAAAGAGCAAAAACAACCCATGGacaacatgaatttttattgatcacTGAACTTTGTCCAG GTGGCTCATTAAGTGAAATTTTACAAGCCAGAACCAGTCCTTTTGATGCAGACACAATTGCCAGAATTTTTTATCAGATATGTAAGGCAGTCTCTCATATGCATTCTCAAGCACCACCAATTATTCACAGAGATTTGAAAAtagagaatttattaattagctcTGAAAGTACCATAAAACTATGTGATTTTGGATCTGCCACTGTTGAGGTTTTCAGACCAGACCTCACTTGGTCTGCTAATCAACACTCTGCTTTGGAGGAGAAT ATGTCAAGATTCACGACACCAATGTACAGAGCCCCTGAAATGGTTGATACTTGGAACAACTATTACATAGGAACGCCCGTGGACGTGTGGGCATTGGGGTGCATCTTATACACGCTGTGTTACATGAAACATCCATTTGAAGATAGTGCAAAGCTTAGAATCATGAATGGCAACTATACATTACCACAGGACCCAAAATACAACTGCTTCCATGACATCATAA AGGGTTGTTTGCAAGTGAATCCCGAAAAAAGAATAACGGTGTCCGCTTGTCTGGAAAGAGTGGCCGCGATCGCGGAGACGAACGGTTACAATTTAAGGGTACCATTGATTTTGCATCAGACCCAACCGGATCCGCCGGTCGCCGATAATAAGAACGGTGTTAGGCCGCCACCACCCAGACCTGCCCCACCTTCGCCAGCTCATCAGCCACCTGCCAGACCACCTCAACCG ATGCCACAAAGACCCGCCCCTAACGTTCCCCCTCCACAACCTAGACAGCAGGATGTCAAACAGACAGGATTGTTTTCTTCCCTAAAAGGAGGGGCAGGTAGCTTTTTGAAGAATCTCAAAGACACTAGCACAAAAGTCATAACTTCTGTTCAACA aacaaTGGGACGCACCGACCTGGACATAAACTACATAACGTCGCGCATCATCGTTATGCCGTATCCGTCCGAAGGCCTTGAGTCCGCCTACAAGACGAATCACATCGAAGATGTGCGCATGTTTCTCGACGCCCGCCATCCCAATTACAAATATTCGGTGTACAATCTGTCGCGCAAACCGTACCACTCTAAATTCGGGCAGGCACGCGTCGTCGATTGTTCGTTCGCCTACTCCGAACACTTCCGGGCACCCCTGCTCAACTCCATGTACCAGCTCTGCGAGGACATTTATCAGTATCTTGCAGGTGACAGCAGGAATGTGGTGGTGATACACTGCACT GATGGCAAGGCAACGTCGGCCACATTGGTTTGCGCACTGCTTATTTACGCCGGTCTTGTCGAGGTTCCGGAAGACGCTTTGCAAATGTTTGCTGTAAAAAGATGCCCACCCAATATGCAAGCATCTAATCTGCGGTACTTGTATTACTTAACTAATATAGTCGGACATCCAACGACATATCCACACTACAAGCCAGTAACTTTAGTTTCCATACAACTTCAGCCAGTTCCACTCTTCACCAAAGTTCG CGATGGATGTCGACCGTATATAGAAGTATATAGCGAAAACCGCTGCCTTTTATCAACGTTGCAAGACTATGAAAAGATGAGACTGTATAATCTAGCTGAGGGAAAG TGTTTGCTGCCCATTAACGTAACAGTATGTGGCGACGTTTGTGTGATAGTATACCATGCCAGAAACATACTTGGTGGTGTAATGTCTCAAGGCAAAGCTACtggtattaaaatatgtcaaattcaATTCCACACTGGTTATATTCCTGAGGAAGAGACATCTCTTCGTTTttcaaa gGCTGACCTCGATGAATTGTCTGAAAATAACGAGCATTACCAAGATAGATTCACGGTGACGTTAAACGTTTTCGTGACTGACACAGAGAGACGTCCAGCTCAACCTGCTCCCTGGCAAACTGATCAAACCCAACGTGTCGCAGATACGATGTTTACTTCGCAATTGGAACATGACGAAACAGTAGACAATTTCG TTTCAAAACAACTTCGAAGGAAGACGAGCTCACCAAAAGTCCCTCCACAAAGGCCAGCTAGGCCTGCCCCGCCTCCTGTTTTAGCTACGAAATTAACGGGAGAGAAAAATTCAAGTGATTCAGATTCGGAGCCGATCGTG aacaacGCAACACCACCCCCACGTAGGCCTCCTCCTCAGGTAACCAAACCACTAGAGGAAGCTGTGGACCTGCTGAACCTCAACTCAACCCCTGCAGTGGCCAGTACAATCAAACAATCGCCCAGCACCAATTTCGATTTGCTGAGCGGCTTCGGCGACGCCAACACCAATGCAACTAGTACCGACAACTTCGGTTCGTTCAATGACGGACCCAGTCAAAATGCTGGAGCTGCCAAATCGGACGATTTGTTCGATCCTTTCGGAACAACGGGCGAAGGGGATGGAAATTTATTAGGAGGATGGGGTAATTTTAATTCCACTGCAACAAGTACCGCAAGCAGTGCTGGTATACAACAAAATCAAAATGCAACAAAACCTCCGGATTTATTCGCCGACTTGGGCAATCTGGGAAGTGGATTTAATTTGG gagGTCCATCGTCTAATAACGGTACTCACACGCCGAATAGAGCACCGCCAACAACTCCTCAACATGCGCCCCAACAACCGCCACCTCAAAAGCAACAGATGAAGTCTCCCGATTACAGTAGATCTCACTTTGAGCcagtaaacaataaaaacggcCAGAACAACGCAACCGAACCAAAAGCCAAAAAGAGTGAAGATGTGTTTGGAGATTTGCTCGGGTCACAGGGATACTCGTTCACAGCGAAAAAAGATCAGGGCCCCAAAACCATTAATGCGATGCGTAAGGAAGAGATGCAAACCTACATGGATCCAGAAAAACTCAAAGTTATGGAATGG aaagagggaaaaaagaataatatccGAGCGTTGTTATGTTCGATGCACACAATATTATGGGAAGGtacaaaatggaataaatgtgAGATGCATCAATTAGTCTCCGCAGCCGATGTAAAGAAGGCGTATAGAAAAGCTTGTCTTGCAGTGCATCCTGATAag cAAGTGGGAACTGACAATGAGAATCTTGCGAAACTGATTTTTATGGAGTTAAATAATGCTTGGAGCGATTTTGAAAATGATGCTTCGCAACAGAATATGTTTGCCTCTTAA
- the LOC109599099 gene encoding cyclin-G-associated kinase isoform X1 — translation MSDLFKSAFEYFSASSVSQYSDNSFVGQVIEVSNVKLKIKKVISEGGFAVVFVAQDVATGKEYALKRLLGADEEAKNNIHKEIELLKKVSGHPNIIQFLTFHYTERAKTTHGQHEFLLITELCPGGSLSEILQARTSPFDADTIARIFYQICKAVSHMHSQAPPIIHRDLKIENLLISSESTIKLCDFGSATVEVFRPDLTWSANQHSALEENMSRFTTPMYRAPEMVDTWNNYYIGTPVDVWALGCILYTLCYMKHPFEDSAKLRIMNGNYTLPQDPKYNCFHDIIKGCLQVNPEKRITVSACLERVAAIAETNGYNLRVPLILHQTQPDPPVADNKNGVRPPPPRPAPPSPAHQPPARPPQPVPPRPIAKDCSAQSDMPQRPAPNVPPPQPRQQDVKQTGLFSSLKGGAGSFLKNLKDTSTKVITSVQQTMGRTDLDINYITSRIIVMPYPSEGLESAYKTNHIEDVRMFLDARHPNYKYSVYNLSRKPYHSKFGQARVVDCSFAYSEHFRAPLLNSMYQLCEDIYQYLAGDSRNVVVIHCTDGKATSATLVCALLIYAGLVEVPEDALQMFAVKRCPPNMQASNLRYLYYLTNIVGHPTTYPHYKPVTLVSIQLQPVPLFTKVRDGCRPYIEVYSENRCLLSTLQDYEKMRLYNLAEGKCLLPINVTVCGDVCVIVYHARNILGGVMSQGKATGIKICQIQFHTGYIPEEETSLRFSKADLDELSENNEHYQDRFTVTLNVFVTDTERRPAQPAPWQTDQTQRVADTMFTSQLEHDETVDNFVSKQLRRKTSSPKVPPQRPARPAPPPVLATKLTGEKNSSDSDSEPIVNNATPPPRRPPPQVTKPLEEAVDLLNLNSTPAVASTIKQSPSTNFDLLSGFGDANTNATSTDNFGSFNDGPSQNAGAAKSDDLFDPFGTTGEGDGNLLGGWGNFNSTATSTASSAGIQQNQNATKPPDLFADLGNLGSGFNLGGPSSNNGTHTPNRAPPTTPQHAPQQPPPQKQQMKSPDYSRSHFEPVNNKNGQNNATEPKAKKSEDVFGDLLGSQGYSFTAKKDQGPKTINAMRKEEMQTYMDPEKLKVMEWKEGKKNNIRALLCSMHTILWEGTKWNKCEMHQLVSAADVKKAYRKACLAVHPDKQVGTDNENLAKLIFMELNNAWSDFENDASQQNMFAS, via the exons ATGAGTGATTTATTTAAGTCAGCTTTCGAGTATTTTAGTGCGTCTAGCGTTAGCCAATACAGTGATAACAGTTTTGTTGGACAAGTAATAGAAGTatctaatgtaaaattaaaaattaaaaaagttatatcaGAAG GTGGGTTTGCGGTGGTTTTTGTGGCCCAGGATGTAGCCACAGGAAAGGAATATGCATTAAAA AGACTGCTGGGGGCTGATGAAGAAGCAAAGAACAACATACACAAggaaatagaattattaaagaaagtcTCTGGACAtccaaatataatacaatttttgacatttcatTATACAGAAAGAGCAAAAACAACCCATGGacaacatgaatttttattgatcacTGAACTTTGTCCAG GTGGCTCATTAAGTGAAATTTTACAAGCCAGAACCAGTCCTTTTGATGCAGACACAATTGCCAGAATTTTTTATCAGATATGTAAGGCAGTCTCTCATATGCATTCTCAAGCACCACCAATTATTCACAGAGATTTGAAAAtagagaatttattaattagctcTGAAAGTACCATAAAACTATGTGATTTTGGATCTGCCACTGTTGAGGTTTTCAGACCAGACCTCACTTGGTCTGCTAATCAACACTCTGCTTTGGAGGAGAAT ATGTCAAGATTCACGACACCAATGTACAGAGCCCCTGAAATGGTTGATACTTGGAACAACTATTACATAGGAACGCCCGTGGACGTGTGGGCATTGGGGTGCATCTTATACACGCTGTGTTACATGAAACATCCATTTGAAGATAGTGCAAAGCTTAGAATCATGAATGGCAACTATACATTACCACAGGACCCAAAATACAACTGCTTCCATGACATCATAA AGGGTTGTTTGCAAGTGAATCCCGAAAAAAGAATAACGGTGTCCGCTTGTCTGGAAAGAGTGGCCGCGATCGCGGAGACGAACGGTTACAATTTAAGGGTACCATTGATTTTGCATCAGACCCAACCGGATCCGCCGGTCGCCGATAATAAGAACGGTGTTAGGCCGCCACCACCCAGACCTGCCCCACCTTCGCCAGCTCATCAGCCACCTGCCAGACCACCTCAACCG GTTCCTCCAAGACCTATTGCAAAGGATTGTTCTGCACAATCTGAT ATGCCACAAAGACCCGCCCCTAACGTTCCCCCTCCACAACCTAGACAGCAGGATGTCAAACAGACAGGATTGTTTTCTTCCCTAAAAGGAGGGGCAGGTAGCTTTTTGAAGAATCTCAAAGACACTAGCACAAAAGTCATAACTTCTGTTCAACA aacaaTGGGACGCACCGACCTGGACATAAACTACATAACGTCGCGCATCATCGTTATGCCGTATCCGTCCGAAGGCCTTGAGTCCGCCTACAAGACGAATCACATCGAAGATGTGCGCATGTTTCTCGACGCCCGCCATCCCAATTACAAATATTCGGTGTACAATCTGTCGCGCAAACCGTACCACTCTAAATTCGGGCAGGCACGCGTCGTCGATTGTTCGTTCGCCTACTCCGAACACTTCCGGGCACCCCTGCTCAACTCCATGTACCAGCTCTGCGAGGACATTTATCAGTATCTTGCAGGTGACAGCAGGAATGTGGTGGTGATACACTGCACT GATGGCAAGGCAACGTCGGCCACATTGGTTTGCGCACTGCTTATTTACGCCGGTCTTGTCGAGGTTCCGGAAGACGCTTTGCAAATGTTTGCTGTAAAAAGATGCCCACCCAATATGCAAGCATCTAATCTGCGGTACTTGTATTACTTAACTAATATAGTCGGACATCCAACGACATATCCACACTACAAGCCAGTAACTTTAGTTTCCATACAACTTCAGCCAGTTCCACTCTTCACCAAAGTTCG CGATGGATGTCGACCGTATATAGAAGTATATAGCGAAAACCGCTGCCTTTTATCAACGTTGCAAGACTATGAAAAGATGAGACTGTATAATCTAGCTGAGGGAAAG TGTTTGCTGCCCATTAACGTAACAGTATGTGGCGACGTTTGTGTGATAGTATACCATGCCAGAAACATACTTGGTGGTGTAATGTCTCAAGGCAAAGCTACtggtattaaaatatgtcaaattcaATTCCACACTGGTTATATTCCTGAGGAAGAGACATCTCTTCGTTTttcaaa gGCTGACCTCGATGAATTGTCTGAAAATAACGAGCATTACCAAGATAGATTCACGGTGACGTTAAACGTTTTCGTGACTGACACAGAGAGACGTCCAGCTCAACCTGCTCCCTGGCAAACTGATCAAACCCAACGTGTCGCAGATACGATGTTTACTTCGCAATTGGAACATGACGAAACAGTAGACAATTTCG TTTCAAAACAACTTCGAAGGAAGACGAGCTCACCAAAAGTCCCTCCACAAAGGCCAGCTAGGCCTGCCCCGCCTCCTGTTTTAGCTACGAAATTAACGGGAGAGAAAAATTCAAGTGATTCAGATTCGGAGCCGATCGTG aacaacGCAACACCACCCCCACGTAGGCCTCCTCCTCAGGTAACCAAACCACTAGAGGAAGCTGTGGACCTGCTGAACCTCAACTCAACCCCTGCAGTGGCCAGTACAATCAAACAATCGCCCAGCACCAATTTCGATTTGCTGAGCGGCTTCGGCGACGCCAACACCAATGCAACTAGTACCGACAACTTCGGTTCGTTCAATGACGGACCCAGTCAAAATGCTGGAGCTGCCAAATCGGACGATTTGTTCGATCCTTTCGGAACAACGGGCGAAGGGGATGGAAATTTATTAGGAGGATGGGGTAATTTTAATTCCACTGCAACAAGTACCGCAAGCAGTGCTGGTATACAACAAAATCAAAATGCAACAAAACCTCCGGATTTATTCGCCGACTTGGGCAATCTGGGAAGTGGATTTAATTTGG gagGTCCATCGTCTAATAACGGTACTCACACGCCGAATAGAGCACCGCCAACAACTCCTCAACATGCGCCCCAACAACCGCCACCTCAAAAGCAACAGATGAAGTCTCCCGATTACAGTAGATCTCACTTTGAGCcagtaaacaataaaaacggcCAGAACAACGCAACCGAACCAAAAGCCAAAAAGAGTGAAGATGTGTTTGGAGATTTGCTCGGGTCACAGGGATACTCGTTCACAGCGAAAAAAGATCAGGGCCCCAAAACCATTAATGCGATGCGTAAGGAAGAGATGCAAACCTACATGGATCCAGAAAAACTCAAAGTTATGGAATGG aaagagggaaaaaagaataatatccGAGCGTTGTTATGTTCGATGCACACAATATTATGGGAAGGtacaaaatggaataaatgtgAGATGCATCAATTAGTCTCCGCAGCCGATGTAAAGAAGGCGTATAGAAAAGCTTGTCTTGCAGTGCATCCTGATAag cAAGTGGGAACTGACAATGAGAATCTTGCGAAACTGATTTTTATGGAGTTAAATAATGCTTGGAGCGATTTTGAAAATGATGCTTCGCAACAGAATATGTTTGCCTCTTAA
- the LOC109599069 gene encoding signal recognition particle receptor subunit beta: protein MEKKEEPIEIENTNYYPILIALVVILITVVIFALYKRKKTSRRGILITGLCDSGKTVIFSQLVHNKYVETHTSIKENIGNYTVNNQTLKIIDIPGHERLRDKFFEEHKNSAKGIVFVIDSVTLQQDVRDAADFLYNVLTDTTVTSICPKILILCNKQDHTLAKGCNIIKSILEKELNTLRFTKAHQLESVDSKSKKNSGLGDMDKDFEFSELPFKVEFEESYGCNKQKASDLDDLKNWLAKIA from the exons ATGGAGAAAAAGGAAGAGccaattgaaattgaaaatactaattattatcCAATACTAATAGCACTTGTTGTCATACTTATTACTGTGG TCATATTCgctttatataaaagaaagaaaactTCAAGGCGTGGTATATTGATCACTGGACTTTGTGACAGTGGTAAGACAGTTATATTTTCCCAGCTTGTGCATAATAAGTATGTGGAAACTCATACATCAATAAAGGAGAATATTGGCAATTACACAGTCAATAAC CAAACACTCAAAATAATTGACATACCTGGACATGAACGTTTAAGAGACAAGTTCTTTGAGGAACACAAGAACTCAGCCAAAGGCATTGTGTTTGTCATTGATTCTGTGACTCTGCAGCAAGATGTCAGAGATGCTGCTGATTTCTTGTATAATGTTCTAACTGATACTACAGTGACCTCCATTTGCCCCAAAATACTTATCTTGTGTAATAAACAAGATCACACATTAGCAAAGGGctgcaatattattaaatccatTTTGGAAAAAGAATT gAATACTCTGCGTTTTACTAAGGCTCATCAATTGGAATCTGTGGATTCCAAGTCAAAGAAGAACTCTGGATTGGGTGATATGGACAAAGACTTTGAGTTTTCTGAACTGCCATTCAAAGTTGAGTTTGAAGAGTCTTATGGTTGCAACAAGCAAAAAGCTTCAGATTTAGATGATTTGAAGAATTGGTTGGCcaaaattgcttaa